A section of the Chryseobacterium scophthalmum genome encodes:
- a CDS encoding HesA/MoeB/ThiF family protein: protein MKKEDIFSRYSRQIFIEEIGLDGQRKIMNAKVLIIGAGGLGSPVIQYLAAAGVGTLGVADFDEVELHNLNRQIIHNENSVGRLKVESAEDFVKNLNHQVNFIGIENKINHSNAEEIISKFDIIVDGSDNFKTRYLVNDTCVKLGKPLVYGSILGFSGQVAIFNYKGSKNLRDIFPEPPFDENLPDCDSLGVLGALPGIVGSMMANLALKIITDLPLNLNQITLIDTLNWRFQTVDF, encoded by the coding sequence ATGAAAAAAGAAGATATTTTCTCAAGATACAGCCGACAGATCTTTATTGAAGAAATCGGTTTGGATGGTCAGCGAAAAATAATGAATGCTAAAGTTTTGATAATTGGGGCAGGAGGTTTGGGAAGCCCTGTCATTCAATATTTGGCTGCGGCGGGAGTTGGAACTTTGGGCGTTGCAGATTTTGATGAGGTTGAATTGCATAATTTAAACCGACAAATCATTCATAATGAAAATTCTGTAGGGAGATTAAAAGTGGAAAGTGCAGAAGACTTTGTAAAAAACCTTAATCATCAGGTCAATTTTATCGGAATTGAGAATAAAATTAATCACTCAAATGCTGAAGAAATTATTTCGAAATTTGATATTATTGTTGACGGGTCCGATAATTTTAAAACGAGATATTTAGTTAATGATACTTGTGTAAAGCTTGGAAAGCCTTTAGTTTATGGAAGTATTCTCGGTTTTTCCGGACAGGTTGCAATTTTTAATTATAAAGGAAGCAAAAATTTAAGAGATATTTTCCCAGAACCTCCTTTTGATGAAAATCTTCCGGATTGCGACAGTCTCGGAGTTTTAGGCGCATTACCGGGAATTGTAGGAAGTATGATGGCAAATTTAGCTTTAAAAATAATAACCGATTTACCATTAAATTTAAATCAAATCACATTAATTGACACCCTAAACTGGAGATTTCAAACGGTTGATTTCTAA